The window GTAGACATCTCTTATACGAATAATTTCATAGTGTTTGGAACTGCTGACAGTAAACTTTATTCAAGGTTAATCGAAGGCATCTATCCTAATACACGATCCTTGGTGCCAACAGAATCGAAAGTAAAAATCACTATGAATACCCAAACATTAATAGAAGGAATTGACAGGGCTTGTGTATTTTCGACAGAATGGAAACACAATAACGTCCAATTGGAGATTATAGATGAAGCAACTATCAAAATATCATCAAATTCTACAGAAATTGGGATGATTGAAGAAATTCAAAAAATCATACAAATCGAAGGACAGAATAACATTCAAATGTCATTCGATGGTCGTTTTGTACTGGACGCATTAAAAAGGATACAAAAAGAAAATGTAACGATACGTTTTGATGGTTTGATGAAGCCGATTGTCATTCAGCCGCTAAATGATTCAACTTGCCTCCATCTGATTTCGCCAGTGCGATCTTACTGAAATGAATTCCCCACTAGGGGGGGAGATAGAACATTTACATTTATTTAGAAGCGAAAGGGGTTTTTTTAATGAATTTAGCAGCACAGACCTATTGGGATGAATTTTGGAGGAACGATGAGAAGCCGGCTTCTGTCAACGCGTGGATGTTTGGAGGTTTACCTGATGAGCTAGCACAACTCGTAATTGATGGGAAAAAGACAGCGACTTGTTCAAGTTATGCTTTATATGAATTGGAAAATGAGCCTTTGCCGACGACAGACGATTACAGCATTATTTTAAATAAAGATGAACAACCGGTTGCCATTATTAAGACTGTTGAAGTATCGCTTGTACCGATGAATAAGGTTACGGAAGAATTTGCGATTTCAGAAGGGGAAGGTTCATATGAAGATTGGAAATTAGCTCATGTGCGATTTTTTACGGGTGAATTACAACCAGTTGGGCTTAAGTTTTCTGAGGACATGCTTCTTGTTTGTGAACGATTTATCCTAATTGATGTGCAGGATAATAATAAATGATCGTATTGGGGGAATAGTCATGTTAGCAACAACTTTAGAAAGTTATCTAGATAATAGTATGCTACAGCTGTCGAAAGAAGTCAGGCAAGAGATGTTGACGCAAATCGGAAATCCGGATAGTTATTTGCGTGACAAGTTAATCTATCAAAGCTTCGTGAAAATGATTTTTTCTGATCAATTAAATTCCGAAGAACTTCTTGAATTACTAGAAAAGGTTGTACAGGAGGACTATCTTTTTTACAGAATTGGCGAGTCTGGAACTGATTCGGTTTTTACACGCTCCTTCTCCGCACTCGTGATTGCTGCGGTTATTGAATATGATCTCAAGAAAAGAATAGCGAATCCCGATATTATATTTTATACAACGAATAAAGTTCTTCAATATATGCTGGAAGAAAAGGATATAAGGGGTTTATTCATGAGAACGGCTGGGCACATGCGATTGCACATGGTGCTGATGCTGTGGATGCGTTGGCAAAACATCCCCTTTTAAAAAAAGA of the Sporosarcina sp. FSL K6-1508 genome contains:
- a CDS encoding ASCH domain-containing protein, which produces MNLAAQTYWDEFWRNDEKPASVNAWMFGGLPDELAQLVIDGKKTATCSSYALYELENEPLPTTDDYSIILNKDEQPVAIIKTVEVSLVPMNKVTEEFAISEGEGSYEDWKLAHVRFFTGELQPVGLKFSEDMLLVCERFILIDVQDNNK